The proteins below are encoded in one region of Verrucomicrobiia bacterium:
- a CDS encoding PAS domain S-box protein — protein sequence MKTFRKLLALAFGPVLLTVAVVFFLAFELTETTVRTEIDQLAGTKLSDETRHLRDVFSQTQSSLRLLGVSPLIQKGDPATIVPQLKLWTRHFPQAVEALYYNTPSGDVYGSDDSTFNVSDRYYFPQIQQGQTVITKVIPSRASGSPVILVLVPVISPQTGERTGAIGATVLVRNIVGHISSIDPGFRAHAVLIDESGQPVSSRSYGKHRDEEVKRALKSMGSANSGKQRIRLTSTGGTVYFQTIQGTQWRLAFIYDDAEIFFTRRLVRNTLLLVLALCLPFILLAAWRVKKDLTEPMEALAASEERWRSLVQNAPFIIMTIDAHGTVLFINQVAPGYKREEVIGSSVFSYVQKEQLAVMRQGIGSVFGEGNTQSYEISVLHPDNTTHWYANTLSPIYEEGKINKAILVTFDITDRHLAKEKAAESERRFRGIFNQAFQFIGLLSPAGHVLEANGAALDFIGKTVDDVRGKPFWETPWWTHSDEAQTHLKAALTQAARGEFVHFETTHQSHAGVLHVFDFSLKPVFDDGGKLLWLIAEGHDITLLKQTVDALRRSETLFRSIVDDQTEMIVRWKPDGTRTFVNEAYCRMYGQTREQLIGTAFFDLISPQDVATVKQKIASLSPRNPILTNAHRCLLPDGSISWQEWTDHAHFDNKGNILDIQSVGRDITERIRHELAQKEYEGNLTALVENIPGATWSVDRQYRYITFNRLFRRGVEIALGQKPKIGSDIHNGLPPEVAAFWQAQFDRALGGEQFTLEYPLKVRQTIRHFEISFNPIRTGEEITGVTVLSLDVTARKKTDDALRLQSLVLESMAEGVGLSDEAGRIIYTNPAEERMFGGQRGGLLGAHVTDLLAYSSEEASRIQEEINAEVRRTGRCAREVLNRRKDGGTFYSQVAFSILERAGKQHVIWMREDITERRKLEAQLRQAQKMESIGQLAGGVAHDFNNILTVIQGHAGVLQLFGDLHTEASDAASEIVKASDRAASLVKQLLTFSRQQVMQQKELDLSALVTDVARMLRRLLGEQITLTVEPQPPLPLIKADPAMMQQIVLNLAVNARDAMPGGGSLAIRLRSEHRTAPDEAADGRTGRYICLEVVDTGTGIEPGNLSRIYDPFFTTKEVGKGTGLGLSTVYGIVQQHKGWIEVESELGRGTTFRIYLPALEKTVLPVSEIIKEHFKDARGSETILLVEDEAPLRALVRNILTQFGYRVLSAQTGAEALELWSEHEADVALLLTDLVMPDGMSGIELASLLSREKPGLKIIYSSGYSAEMAAQQNQLTPHGAFLSKPYGPQQLAETVRSVLDQP from the coding sequence GTGAAGACGTTTAGAAAACTGCTGGCTTTGGCGTTTGGTCCGGTCCTGTTAACCGTGGCCGTCGTATTCTTTCTCGCCTTTGAGCTCACCGAAACGACTGTCCGCACCGAGATCGACCAGCTCGCAGGCACCAAGCTCTCCGATGAAACCCGGCATCTTCGCGATGTCTTCAGCCAGACACAAAGCAGCCTGCGTCTCCTGGGCGTCTCCCCGCTCATCCAGAAAGGAGATCCGGCCACCATCGTTCCCCAATTGAAACTTTGGACGCGCCACTTCCCCCAAGCCGTTGAAGCCCTCTACTACAACACGCCTTCCGGCGATGTCTATGGCAGTGATGATTCCACGTTTAATGTCAGTGACCGCTATTATTTCCCACAGATCCAACAAGGCCAGACCGTCATCACCAAAGTCATTCCCAGCCGGGCCAGCGGTTCACCTGTGATTCTGGTTCTCGTCCCCGTTATCTCCCCCCAGACCGGTGAACGCACCGGTGCCATAGGCGCCACCGTTTTGGTACGCAACATCGTCGGCCATATCTCCTCCATTGATCCCGGCTTCCGCGCCCATGCCGTGCTCATAGACGAAAGCGGCCAGCCCGTCTCCAGCCGCAGCTATGGCAAACACCGCGATGAAGAAGTAAAACGCGCGCTCAAATCGATGGGCAGCGCGAACTCAGGCAAACAACGCATCCGGCTCACCTCCACCGGAGGCACCGTTTACTTCCAGACCATCCAGGGCACCCAATGGCGCCTTGCCTTCATTTACGATGATGCGGAAATCTTCTTCACCCGCCGCCTTGTGCGCAACACCCTGCTGCTCGTCCTGGCCCTCTGCCTCCCCTTCATTTTGCTGGCGGCATGGCGTGTGAAGAAAGATCTCACGGAACCGATGGAAGCACTGGCCGCCTCCGAGGAGCGCTGGCGTTCACTCGTACAGAACGCACCCTTCATCATCATGACCATTGATGCCCACGGCACAGTTCTCTTCATCAACCAGGTCGCACCCGGCTACAAACGTGAAGAAGTTATCGGCTCCTCCGTTTTCAGCTACGTGCAAAAAGAGCAGCTAGCCGTCATGCGTCAAGGAATTGGATCCGTCTTCGGCGAAGGGAACACCCAGTCATATGAGATATCGGTCCTGCACCCGGATAACACCACCCACTGGTATGCCAACACACTCAGTCCGATCTACGAGGAAGGCAAGATCAACAAGGCCATACTCGTCACGTTCGACATCACAGACCGTCATCTGGCCAAGGAAAAAGCGGCGGAAAGCGAACGCCGCTTCCGCGGCATCTTCAATCAGGCATTCCAATTCATCGGTCTTCTGTCTCCTGCAGGCCATGTGCTCGAAGCCAATGGAGCCGCACTGGATTTCATCGGCAAAACCGTTGATGACGTCCGTGGAAAACCCTTCTGGGAAACACCTTGGTGGACGCACAGCGACGAAGCCCAGACTCACCTCAAAGCCGCACTGACCCAGGCGGCCCGTGGTGAATTCGTCCACTTCGAAACCACCCACCAGTCCCATGCCGGCGTGTTGCACGTTTTCGATTTCTCGCTCAAACCGGTTTTTGATGACGGAGGCAAACTGCTCTGGCTGATCGCCGAAGGTCACGATATTACCCTGCTAAAACAGACAGTTGATGCGCTTCGCCGAAGTGAAACCCTGTTCCGCTCCATTGTTGACGACCAGACCGAGATGATCGTGCGGTGGAAGCCCGACGGCACCCGCACCTTTGTCAATGAGGCATATTGCCGGATGTACGGTCAAACTCGCGAACAATTGATCGGAACCGCATTCTTCGATCTGATTTCCCCGCAGGACGTTGCCACCGTAAAGCAAAAAATTGCCAGTCTCTCCCCCCGCAACCCCATTCTGACCAATGCTCACCGCTGCCTGCTGCCGGATGGCTCCATCAGCTGGCAGGAGTGGACTGATCACGCTCACTTCGACAACAAAGGGAACATCCTAGATATCCAATCCGTCGGCCGGGACATCACCGAACGCATCCGCCATGAACTGGCTCAAAAAGAGTATGAAGGCAATCTCACCGCCTTGGTGGAGAACATACCTGGTGCCACCTGGTCCGTGGACCGCCAGTACCGTTACATCACTTTCAACCGTCTCTTTAGAAGAGGCGTCGAAATCGCCTTGGGGCAGAAACCGAAAATCGGCTCCGACATCCACAATGGCCTCCCCCCGGAAGTGGCAGCCTTCTGGCAGGCACAGTTTGACCGTGCTCTTGGCGGCGAACAGTTCACCCTGGAATACCCTCTGAAAGTCCGCCAAACCATCCGTCACTTCGAGATCAGCTTCAATCCGATCCGCACTGGAGAAGAGATAACCGGTGTGACCGTACTGAGCCTCGATGTCACCGCGCGCAAAAAGACGGATGACGCGCTGCGCCTGCAATCCCTTGTCCTCGAAAGCATGGCCGAGGGCGTCGGTCTTTCCGATGAAGCTGGCCGCATAATCTACACCAACCCTGCCGAGGAACGCATGTTCGGCGGCCAACGCGGCGGCCTGCTGGGCGCTCATGTGACCGATTTACTGGCATACAGTTCGGAAGAAGCCTCACGCATCCAGGAAGAGATCAATGCCGAAGTCCGCCGCACCGGCCGTTGCGCCCGTGAAGTGCTGAACCGCCGGAAGGATGGCGGCACCTTCTACAGCCAGGTGGCCTTCAGCATCCTGGAAAGAGCGGGCAAACAGCACGTGATCTGGATGCGTGAAGACATCACGGAACGCCGCAAACTCGAAGCCCAACTCCGCCAGGCTCAAAAAATGGAATCCATCGGCCAGCTGGCCGGCGGTGTCGCTCATGATTTCAACAACATACTTACCGTCATCCAGGGTCACGCCGGAGTCCTGCAACTCTTCGGCGATCTGCACACCGAGGCCTCAGATGCCGCCAGCGAGATCGTGAAAGCGTCCGATCGTGCCGCCAGTCTCGTGAAACAGCTCCTGACCTTCAGCCGGCAGCAGGTCATGCAGCAAAAAGAGCTCGATCTCTCCGCGCTCGTCACCGATGTAGCCAGGATGCTGCGCCGCCTGCTGGGCGAACAGATCACACTGACCGTGGAACCTCAGCCCCCGCTTCCGCTCATCAAGGCCGATCCGGCCATGATGCAGCAGATCGTCCTGAATCTCGCGGTGAACGCACGTGATGCCATGCCTGGAGGCGGCTCACTGGCCATCCGGTTGCGGTCCGAGCACCGCACCGCACCAGATGAAGCTGCGGACGGCAGAACCGGCCGCTACATCTGCCTGGAAGTCGTTGATACCGGCACAGGCATAGAACCCGGGAATTTGTCGCGCATCTATGATCCGTTCTTCACCACCAAAGAGGTGGGCAAAGGCACCGGCCTGGGACTTTCTACAGTCTATGGCATTGTCCAGCAGCACAAAGGATGGATCGAAGTGGAAAGTGAACTGGGACGTGGCACTACCTTCCGGATTTACCTTCCCGCCTTGGAAAAGACGGTCCTTCCGGTCAGCGAGATCATCAAGGAACATTTCAAAGATGCACGCGGCTCGGAGACGATTCTGCTAGTGGAAGATGAAGCCCCGCTGCGTGCGCTGGTCCGCAACATCCTGACCCAGTTCGGCTATCGCGTGTTAAGCGCGCAAACCGGCGCGGAAGCGCTCGAGCTTTGGTCTGAGCACGAGGCGGATGTTGCCCTGCTGCTCACGGATCTGGTCATGCCTGATGGCATGAGCGGCATCGAGCTGGCCAGCCTGCTTTCCAGGGAAAAGCCGGGTCTGAAGATTATCTACTCCAGCGGCTACAGCGCTGAAATGGCCGCCCAGCAAAACCAGCTGACGCCCCATGGCGCATTCCTCTCAAAACCTTATGGGCCCCAGCAATTGGCTGAAACTGTGCGAAGCGTACTCGATCAGCCCTGA
- a CDS encoding DUF4197 domain-containing protein, whose protein sequence is MRNILIATFWLLNVMAFQVNAQTNSSKLGGLLKGFITSSNVTSSVGADQIAAGLKEALAKGTDQAVKRLGTTNGFLTNALVRIPMPAELKQVETSLRRLKQDHLADEFVNTMNRAAEKAVPLAAPVFAEAVKKMTIDDAKNILNGPKDAATQYFSKATRETLLAHFQPMVKQATDQVGLTASYKQLTDRAKVLSPFMKTQALDLDSYVTNKALDGLFAMVAQEEEKIRQDPAARTTDLLKKVFGSTAGK, encoded by the coding sequence ATGCGGAATATCCTAATCGCGACATTTTGGTTGCTAAATGTCATGGCATTCCAGGTGAATGCGCAAACGAACAGCAGCAAGCTGGGTGGTCTTCTAAAAGGATTCATTACTTCATCCAACGTCACTTCCTCTGTGGGGGCAGACCAGATCGCGGCGGGGTTGAAGGAGGCGTTGGCGAAAGGAACGGATCAGGCTGTGAAGCGTTTGGGGACGACGAATGGTTTTCTTACGAATGCGCTGGTGAGGATACCGATGCCGGCGGAGCTGAAGCAGGTGGAGACGTCTTTGCGCCGGCTCAAGCAGGATCATCTGGCGGATGAGTTTGTGAATACGATGAACCGGGCGGCGGAGAAGGCGGTGCCTTTGGCGGCTCCGGTGTTCGCCGAGGCGGTGAAGAAGATGACGATCGATGATGCGAAGAACATCTTGAATGGACCGAAGGACGCAGCGACGCAGTATTTCAGCAAAGCGACCAGGGAGACGTTGCTGGCGCATTTTCAACCGATGGTGAAGCAGGCGACGGATCAGGTGGGATTGACGGCATCTTACAAGCAACTGACGGATCGAGCCAAGGTGCTGAGTCCTTTCATGAAGACGCAGGCGTTGGATCTGGATTCTTATGTGACGAACAAGGCTTTGGACGGGCTTTTTGCGATGGTGGCGCAGGAGGAGGAGAAGATCCGGCAAGACCCGGCGGCGCGGACTACGGATCTGTTGAAGAAGGTTTTTGGCAGTACGGCGGGCAAGTAA
- a CDS encoding TIGR00730 family Rossman fold protein, whose protein sequence is MKSVCVFCGSSHGFAPEYEQMAKEMGRAIAARGWTLVYGGGNVGLMGVVADAALAAGGKVIGVIPEALLARELGHRGVTELRVVDTMHERKAMMAELADGFIALPGGIGTFEEFFEVLTWAQLGIHHKPCGLINTRGYYQPVMDLLGNAVKEGFLKAEHQEMVLTAEGVEEMLARMETHKPPQTMKWIRKSET, encoded by the coding sequence ATCAAGAGTGTTTGTGTGTTCTGCGGGTCGAGCCATGGCTTTGCACCGGAGTATGAGCAGATGGCGAAGGAGATGGGGCGGGCGATCGCGGCCAGAGGATGGACGTTGGTGTATGGTGGCGGGAATGTGGGATTGATGGGGGTGGTGGCGGATGCGGCTCTGGCGGCGGGCGGGAAGGTGATAGGGGTGATACCGGAGGCATTGCTGGCGCGGGAATTGGGGCATCGCGGGGTGACGGAGTTGCGGGTGGTGGATACGATGCATGAGCGCAAGGCGATGATGGCTGAACTTGCGGATGGGTTCATCGCGTTGCCGGGTGGAATCGGGACGTTCGAGGAGTTCTTTGAGGTGCTGACCTGGGCACAGTTGGGGATTCATCACAAGCCGTGCGGTTTGATCAATACGCGTGGATATTATCAGCCGGTGATGGATTTGCTGGGTAATGCGGTGAAGGAGGGTTTTTTGAAGGCGGAGCATCAGGAGATGGTGCTGACGGCGGAGGGTGTGGAGGAGATGCTGGCGCGAATGGAGACGCATAAGCCGCCGCAGACGATGAAGTGGATTCGGAAGAGTGAGACGTAG